A window of the Polypterus senegalus isolate Bchr_013 chromosome 4, ASM1683550v1, whole genome shotgun sequence genome harbors these coding sequences:
- the atoh8 gene encoding protein atonal homolog 8 — protein MRNPQTALEGGWKNFCETEIGSIKRLKRKSKDALRSPNGVKTFKEDADFQARLLSVVTERTARTLNDDGTLDTIAAPDSTMDIRRRTLHVRSATLQSVSTSLTSPSAPADKPGRSAQVVCFGEQQQSVISESNLRSRIGLCSRPPEDAFMSPPQASYISSGSSSLGDSAASPRKRLGENVGEIKAVQQTRRLLANARERTRVHTISAAFEALRKQVPCYSYGQKLSKLAILRIACNYILSLAQLADLDYTSDHSNLSFSECVDQCTRTLQAEGRSKKRKE, from the exons ATGAGGAATCCGCAAACTGCCCTGGAGGGAGGCTGGAAAAACTTTTGCGAGACCGAGATCGGCAGCATTAAGAGACTGAAAAGGAAAAGCAAAGATGCGCTGCGGTCACCCAACGGCGTCAAGACTTTCAAGGAGGACGCCGACTTCCAGGCGCGCTTGTTGAGCGTCGTGACAGAGAGGACCGCTCGGACTTTGAATGACGATGGGACGTTGGACACAATCGCTGCTCCCGATTCCACAATGGACATCAGGAGACGCACTCTTCACGTAAGGAGCGCTACGTTGCAGTCAGTGTCCACATCGCTAACGTCCCCGTCAGCGCCAGCTGACAAGCCAGGCAGATCGGCGCAAGTCGTATGTTTCGGGGAGCAACAGCAGTCTGTTATATCGGAGTCGAACTTGCGTTCCCGCATTGGACTCTGCTCACGCCCGCCAGAAGATGCGTTCATGTCTCCACCGCAGGCATCCTACATCAGCAGCGGCAGCAGCAGCTTAGGGGACTCTGCCGCATCGCCGCGGAAAAGACTCGGGGAAAATGTGGGCGAGATCAAAGCAGTCCAGCAGACTAGAAGGCTGCTGGCTAACGCTCGTGAGAGGACCAGGGTGCACACGATCAGTGCAGCTTTCGAGGCGCTAAGGAAACAG gtACCTTGTTATTCATATGGGCAGAAACTGTCTAAACTGGCCATCCTGAGGATAGCATGTAACTACATTTTGTCCTTGGCTCAACTTGCTGACCTGGATTACACATCTGACCACAGCAATTTAAGCTTTTCTGAATGTGTGGATCAGTGCACTAGAACTCTCCAAGCTGAAGGCAGGTCAAAGAAAAGAAAG